TGTCTATTCTCCGAGAACCGTATGCGATGTTAACGAGCGAAAGCGGCACTTATCGTTGCGAGGATTCAAGAAGGCGAATGCACAAGTGTACAGGAACAGTGCCAAGAGTTcggagaatttttcatttctcgaaATTGCACAGCAGTCGTCAAGCTCGGACGATGTGTCGAGATGGAAGTTTCACCTAATATAGCGATACGTCGAAAACCGCTAACCGACTTAACAGAAGCTGTTGCAGTAATGAAGGCGTTTACCGCGAAGAGAGCACACAACCTGACCGATCGTCGAGCACAttccttcttctctctctctctatctatctctctctttctttctctccgttCTTTTCCCAAGAAAAGCTTTTACACCGTTCAAGCCCCGGTTTTATCACGCTCTTCAATACGTGTCGTACGCGATCTGAAAGCTGAACGCTCCGCgtgtaggtacgtacgtataattcCGAATGGAAACCGCGTAGCTTCGCGGCTTCGGTACCTGGGACGACTGTCGTTTGAGTAAACTTGAATATCTAATCCAGTCGTTCGGTCGCTAACGAGGAACACAGTTTCACAGGGTACGAGAAGATCCAGTTCTCGACCTTGACACAACCCCGAGAAGTTTCAGGGACTCTTTACAAACGGTACGGAGGAACGAAGGGAATTGAAAAAGCTACGAAAGTGACGCTGACGGGAGGCTGAAGAGTCACTGATCGATGCCGAGAGCCGGTAAGCAAATCAGGGGGTTGACGGATGCATCCCACTTTCTCTCTCCACGATCCGTGATTTAAGGAAGGGGGAATACAGCTTGGACGGTCTGTAATCGTACcgatttttaagatttttttttttttaaagaaatccTATACACGTAGTATAATTTGAGTTTCAGACccttattatttatagtttcaacaaaattttaggattttttcatcgaaattgatagcaaaatggcggcatggAGCATATAAGTAGCTAACGACTACGTTTTCAATCCGGTGGCGCAGATTCCTCGgccaatttttatccgatcggcacgaaattttgacacaatcattaaaacttgtttatcgGTTCGTTGAACTTCaattctaaaattattttgtacaaattttttcaacaattttttgtctcatgataaaatatttcgctcgtaattgtatatattagagatttttttttttcaacattttggCTACGAGCTCGAACTCGAAAAAATGTCTTCAactcgaacatttttttccacctttcACAAGTTGGACAGTAATGTCAAAGCGATGCGCTACCGCAAGAGCCCTCGAGCTTGAAGTCGTTCGCAGCTTATACGCGCCATTTCGCCATTTTGCGGCtaatttgaatgaaagaaTTCTAAAATGTCCTTGAAACTGTAAATAACAAAGCCgtcaaactcaaattgcttcaAGTGCTTTCGTttccttgaaaaaaaagcttctaaaaataggtataattttagaccgtccaagctgTAACCCCCCCTCGTTCCCCTTGAGACGTTGCAACCATATACCTGTGGGCAATTCCTTTGTCCTCGAGTTCGACGACGACGTAACGAAGTCGGTCGGACCTCTGCCGAGCGAGTCTGATGCCGAGAGTCTCGTTGGGATCGTTCTTGACCAGGTCGACGATCCGACATCGACGCTGAGGCCGGACTCGCTCGACGACGTTGCCACCCTGAACGATGTCGGCGAGGAACCTGGTCTTCTCCCGCTGGAGTCTCGCCCTGTGCGGCGACGCGACGACAAGGCCCTCCGTCTCGGAAACCGGGATCTGATTTATGCTGGGTAGGATGCGGCCGGAGGTCGTTTGGTGCCAGCGCAGTCCGTCGAGTCCGCTCTCCGGGCGGTCCGGGTACTCGCTCGGCGTCGAACTCCGCGTCGGCTTCTCCATCTCCGAGTCGACGACGCTGCTCGTGTCCGAGCTGTCGGCGCGGTTGAGGCTCAGCGCCTCGGCCTCCGATGCCGCGGCCGATTCACCTCGGGGCCCGTCGCTGTCGTATCCGGACTCGTTGGAGCTGACGTAGTGCGAGGAGAGACGCTGCTCGGCGCTGGGCGCCGAATTTCGACGCTGAGACCGGAGCGTCGGCGCCGTTTCCTGGTCGGCGAGGTCGACGTGTTCCGTCTGCTGATCGTAGCCGGGGCTCCGGTACTCGGAGTAGGAATTGCGCCCCCCCGTTCTGAGGTAGGAAGCCGCCGTCCCTCCCGGGCGCGATCGGCGTCGACCCAGCGTCGTCGTCTCGACGGCGTCGTCGGTTCTGATAAGCGATGGAAAATGCTCCTCGGACACGGTTTTGAACAGTCGATCCGATTCCGGTCGATGAGAGACGGCGGAAGGAACGGCGTGACGTTCCTCGGGTAGAACGGAGAGCTTGGACCTGAGGAAGGCGTACGGAAAGCTGGTCTTCTTTCCCAGCTCCTTCGATTCCTTGCCGCAGTTCGGCTCGCGGAAATCGCAGCTTACCGATTTCCTCGCGAGATTAACGTCGGCGTTTCCATCCGCGTAATAGTCGCACGAGTAGAACGTCGTCCCGGGGTTCGGACTCTCCTGGACGCGTTCTCCCGGTTCGAAAACATCGTCGAGCAGCTGACCGGCCAGATTGTCGCAGGACACGGTCTTTCCGCTCTCCTTCCCGCCGATCCTGAGGTCGATTCCCTCCGAGGGGTCGTCGCCCTTGACGTAGGTCAGGGTCGTGTTCAGCTGGCTGGTACTGCAGCTTCTGAAGAGCGGTGCCTGGGGGTCCTTCTCCGGGGACCGAGTCGAGCGCAGGGCCTGAATCCCGTTCGACTTCCGGTTGCTCTGGGTCTGTTCGTCGGCGACGCTTTGCAGCGACCTGCGGTTGCTCTTGGCGGAGTTTAGCATCCCCGTAGACCCCATCCTGATGAAGAACGACTTGAACGGCGATGCGGACCGCTGCGGGGGGCTGAAGAGCCGCGTTTTTTCACCCGGGACTTCCGGCACCCCAACGGGGGACTCGCGGCAGCTGACCCTCCGGAAGGAGTCTATCTTCTTGCTCATCCTCCGGCCCCAGACGCCGAGTcctgaaacgaaacgaaacgcgATTAGCGGGCCTCGTCGATCAGAAAACCAAGGAGGCGAAAAAGGCTAAAAAGGTTGCGGAACGCGACGACATATGGTAGCCAGGAAAGACGCCGAGTCGACGAATAAGAAGCGGACGAGCGGACGGCACCTGGTTCCGCGTATTTTGGGACTAGTTTTTAGAGATGTCAACCCGACCGGCATACCTACGCCCAGTTAACGGCACCCGGTGCGTGCGGCGAGGGGCGGAAGGCGGAAGCGCGGAAAGGAGGGGGATGAGCCGGGACCGAAACGCCTCGGTTTCGAGAAAGGACCCAGGAACGGGCCGAACGAAGAGGACCTCGTCGAGCCTCGAGGTCCCGCCGACGCTAACCAGCCACGGAAAAGGTGCGATCTTTCGGAATTAGCGCCGGTGTTCGAACGAGCCGCGATCCGGGCgggatatttttaaaacggaCGACGAAGAATGCAATTCTGCACAACGGCGCAAAACACCGCTGCCTCGACCCCGTACCGAGGACACGGAAGTCGTCAGAGCGCGCAACCGTGTCCACTTAGACTCGCCACGCGACATTATCAATTCTTACCTCGGATTGCGAGAGGCTAACTACATCACGGATCGTGCTCGGCAGCAGCGCGGAGTCTGCGGAATCGACGCGCTTCACGATCGCAGGCGAATTTCGTATTCCAACTACATTCTGAACGGAGCCTGGATTCCGCGTATTCGAGAGGACCGGAgcgtcgttgaaaaaattgtacgacaaggtttcttcattttttggtGGGGTTTTTTGACACCAGCTTACCGTTCAGCCGAACGGGATGTTTTTGGCGAATGTTAGGTTTTCGAGTTTGCTGAATCCAAAAATTACTTACATTTTCATCCGTGACGGAcagtatttttgcaaaatacaagATACTTGTATAAAAAAGGCATTACAACGACGAAAAAACTACCATTTCACGAActtaacaatatttcttataaaactaaaaaaacaatttcttcgtGAAATGCACTCGACATTCCGCGATTGTTCTTTTTGCCtatgaaaccttttcttcttctctttcgtACTTCTTCGATCACGTTTCCGCTTTCCATTTTCCGTTTCCCtgtttgtattatatatattaccGCGGAGACCGAATTctacaataaaaatgaaatttttccaattgcGGTACTGAACTTCTTTTCGAAGAAagtatcaatttatttatcgtttCGTCCGTAGTGTGGCGTGAAAAGTTATCTTCGGTTGCATTTgcgcgacaaaaaaaaataaaaataaacaaatatcaGCCGTAAAAATCGAACACCTTTCCGCACGGTATTCGGACCGTACAGTTTAAAGGGGCACGTTCTATACCGCGAGGATATGTTTTCTTGCAGCGACTTAGGAGGGGGAAGCGACACGCGCGTTGTTGGAACGGCCTTCTTGAGCTAACGTTTGAAAGTTAATAGCTTCCGTTCTTGTGTACAGCTCCTAACGGCAGGTGTTATGGACCGGATTGTAGAAAGGTAGATAGGTACCTGTAATTGGGtctttttcttccgtttcGTCGCCCCTTTTATTTTCGTCTTactcgccccccccccccccccccccaaacaTCTCCTCGAAGTTTCCATAGACCGTCCCCAGTCGGCTAATGGGATGTCCGAGCACTCGGTCAATTTAGTGCTGCCGAGCCGGCTAGACGCTAATGGCGCGATTCCAATATTTACGGCTAGCCTTTCTCAATTAAAAAGGAAAACAGGGATACGCGGCCGAGAAAACTTATTTagtattttaattaaatatttcccACAGGTGCGTCGCGCATCGCGTGGCCGCGCATTCCTCGATCGTTCGATTATTCCTAGATCACTCGAGATCGTTGCGCAATCCGATCCGTAACAACTCGGTCTCGTCGGCTCCGCAGCCTCGTCGAGCCCTGGAACCAGTTGCAGGAACCATCAAACGCGGCGAAACTCGGTTATAAAATCAACCTGCAGCGACAGCTAATCTCGCCTCGAGGTCTCACACGCCTCGCGACTTATCTgtattttatatgtacatagaACTCGGGACTCTTCGTGGCGTATAAATCATTTTGTCACCTTGGCTCTTTTTTACTGCACCGAATATACACACGTCCGCGGTACCAAATCCCTGCAGCCCGTCACACGTGAACTGGTATTTCAATCCTGATaaaaagattcaaaaaaataggaCTACAACGAGTCGCTTTATCTTATACCAGGTATAATTCTTTCTTCCCTGACAACAGCTTCGCCGGTTTCACAACCTCTCGCCTAGCTTCGAAACGACGAGAATTAGGGTGACGTGTGCAGGTTACAGAGTCGAGGCggtaattgtattttatttctcgtcGATTTCATGCACATCTGATTTCAATATTACAAAGATTTCAGGGATTTCAAGAGATTCCAAAGGATTTATCAAGAGAATTTAAATTCTTTCAGAAGACTTTGAAAAACTTCGAGAAATTTCAGAAGATTTCatgagatttgaaaaatgacaagagattacagaaaatttcaaacatttcaagGTATTTAACAATATTTCCGGAAAAATGTGCGCCATATTCCAGGAGTGATCAACCCCTCGTACTCAAGCTATACCAGCAGGATATTTTCCGAAAGTGATACACACGGAgcaggaagagaaagaagacaCGGACGTGAAATAACAGTCCGCAAGTTCTTGGTCGTCGTCACGATCACCGTAATCAAGAGACTGTCAAACGGCGATTAAACACCGGTTGTAGCtgatgaaaaaggaaaaaaaaaaaaaaaaccttacgGAAAACACACACGCAACGATCGGGTACCAGGTATATTACACACGGCTGATGCGAGAGATACTCGATCTGCGGtacctttttgtttttccggcTCGTGTTCCACGATGTAGGCCGGGACCGCGGTGACCATCTGATAGTCGGTCTCGGTACTGACCCGGGTGATGCGGCCCGATTGGTGGTCGGGCTCGTCCTGTCCATCCTGGTAGTTGTCCAGCGGTTGGACGTTGAGGTTCAGAGGCTGGTCGCCGCAGCTTCTTCTCGCCTGTTTCGCTCTCGGCGCCCTCGCGCCACCTCCGACGCTCTGGGTCTCCTCCGGGAACGGCGGGGATCCGACCGACGGCGACGGGGGTGGCGTACAGAAGGACGAGGACTCCTTCGGCGGCCTGGGTTCGCCACCGACCCCCTCGACGCTGTGCCGCTTAGACTTGGCCAGTCGCTTGAACATCGCAGCACCCTGTAATCGAAAAACGTTTGTTTGTTCGTTGGTTTGTTTTCTTAACGGTCGATGACGTCCGGAAATTCGAGTAACTCTCGCGCGGCGCGGTTGCAAATGGACATCTTCGAGCGAAATCGATCTCTCTCTCCTGCGGCTGCGGAAAACGAGTTTTTGACACGATTTAATACTCCGTAGAGTTAACCCCCAATTGGTCATTctgagtgaatttttttgttacctcAACTTCAATTGCCGatgttttacaataattagaCAGTCAATTTTGGTTGGGAAAACTGAGAGACCTTTTTCTGCGATCCTTAAACAGTACCTGgatcttatttttcttaaagatttttaaaaatcatcgtTGCAGAAggacgtcatttttttttttttttttgaaattgggGTGAATTTCACCCTGCGCAGCTGCGTAACCTTTACGCGATTCCACCAAGTTGTGACAAATTAGAGGTAAATTGCAAAGAGTAAAGGCCAGCTGGGCGACTGGCAAAGGAGAGGCTTGAAAAGCGCGACGAACGCGTGCGCCGCAAGGACGAAACAAGACTCGATCTCTCGTTGTTGAGCGGCATAATACACGGTGCAATTATGCGGCGGCGATACACCTGTTGCCAATCGATTGCGCAACGCTCCGGAGTCGGACCGGCGGCAAAGAATTCCGTACTTTCACCGGGTGATCGGCGAGGGACCTTCGGGGCGTCGGTCCTAAAGGCGGGCTAAGGGCGTCATTATCGGGGAGGATCGATGACGCTCGGCGAGGAAGATACCGGAGAGAATCGCTCTCTCGTATACTCGGGGGATTTGGCACGGCGACAAGTCGCGTGCCTTTTGGTAACGCGCCGGAGGAACTCTCGACTAGCCGCAAATAGCGATCCGGGGGTAAAGACTCCTGGTTATAGATAGCTCGCGCTCTCTTGTATGGCCGAGTTCTGCGGGCCGATGCTGACTAGCGCTCTGCAGAATGCGAAACGGGCCCCCAAGACACCCACCCCCCCTCTGCAACCAGACGCGTCTCTCTAACCAACCGCGCCTGTAGAACCGCGAAAAGCGACGATGATGACCGGCGGCCGACGCGGCTCGCCTTAACCCAAATAAATTGAGAAACAAGAAACGAGACAACCAACCGGCTTCTGGGATACACTACTGTGTTCGAGATACCAGGAGATGATAACTTACAGCGTTGCCTGCAGTTTCGAATCGACTCGATCCTAGTGTGTGCTAACGGAAGTAGTCGATTAACTTTTTGCTAACTGGAGAAGGAggggaagaagaggaggagaaggaggaggaggaggagaattAGAGGCGGAGTGCGGACCTCGTCGTACAAACAGAGTGGACCTTGTTCCATGATGCGTCTTGGAATCGTAGCCGCGGCTTGTACTTGCACGTCTCGAGAATGAGAAGCGTATGCAGATAATACGGTGTAATTGTAACCAATCGCGAGTCACCTCGGACGAGGTCGACGTTTTGTTTCTCTCTTGCGTCGCCAATCGACGTACTAAACGCGGTGACTAACTTTTAGTGATTTTTCGAGCTAATTCGCCAACGAGGCAACTGCTTAACTAATTCGAACCCTCGAGTGAATATGCAAGCGTGATTCGGAGGATCGCTCGAACGATAATTAGTGGCAGGGTTTCGGTGAAATTAGCAAAGTGAACGTAAGTGAAGAGCCATTGTCGAGAACCTTAGCGAAGCTCTCCATTAGCGTCGGTCAATCGATCGTTGATCCTTATAACAATTGACGGCGAGGACGATGGCGTGTTTAACCGGGGAAGGTCACGGGGTTAACGTTCCTCTGTCAACACCCGTTTCAGAGTTAATAATACCCACGTGTGTCTGCCAAGCCTGCACTCCCCGAGCTCACGAATAGCTCGCTAGGTATACGACACAGAGGCCGGAGTGGAGGCCTCGGGCACTCACACGAAGGAGAATTTCCGCTTTTCACAAGCCCTAGTCCTCGACGAAGTGGAGACTACCTGTTGCACGTCGCGTCGCGGAGTCGACGTGTGGATAAGTCGAGTCGGGGTCAGAGGGCAGGCGGcacgcgtcgcgacgctccgCGATGGCGGGTCGAATTCGAGCGGAATAtgaaggaggaagaggaaaggaggaggagagatggagagatagagagagatagagagagatagagagagagagagagagagagagaaagagaaaaaaggagaagGCTAGGCGTCGATTCGGGAGTGAGGACGCCGAGGAGCCACGGCTGGGCTGAATTTGCATCGGAAAGCCTCTCACGTTCGGAGAGGATAAGGCGAGGGAGCCTTCGAGAggagacgaagaagacgaggCGCAGGGCGGCCTTTGTACGCCTCTTGCCTTAGAATTCGTTCTTTTGCCCTCACACCGACTCCCACGATCAACTACACCCAAAGACCTTAGCACTACTCGACTGCATTCCGAAGGGTTCGCCGCTTCCTGCACGCGTCCTCCAGGCAGCCTTGTCCCCCGCTGACTCCCGCTCCTGCATCGAGAACCGACTATCGGAAATTTTAATTACCATTTGTACGATGCGGGACATTCGTTGAATGAATATTATCACCGTCCGTCGTCGCGCCGCCGAGTCATTCGAGGTTCAAGTACCCTTCGGACGGACGTCGTCTCTactattatacctatacctcGAAAACTGAGTGTCTCAGACTCGGAGGAAAACGCACGTGTCGTCCCAGTACTCGGTCGTATTATCGTTCTGGGACTCGAACTCACGAAATCGTCTGTCTTGAACCGAAAGAGCCTTCGGTGCTGGCCAAACGCCGTTCGAACCCTGTAACGGTGCTCCATAAGTACTGCCGAGTCCTGGTTCAAACGTTGTTTGGATGTCGGTCGAAGCTCGACGAGATTTTCACACGAAACGGAGAGACGCGCTCGCTGACCAGCGAAAACGAGACCTTTTCCGCTTAGACCTGCGTTGTTCCAACGTCGAAAATCGAACAGCACGGTGGCCTCGCGGTCAGAGCGGATAGCGCGTGTTACTAGCAGCGTAGTACCGCATGACGGAATTAGTATTCCGTTGTCATGTCGCAGAGCGTACGACGCACTCGGTCGCACCTCAGGACGAGGAGAATGCAACGGCAATAGTGGCGATGAAAGCCTGTTGTGGTTGTATTACAGAGGTATACAAGGAGGTGGGCAGGTATTACGGGTATTACTGGGACATGGTCGTGCCACAAGCCGGGATGAGGGGAGACGGTGCCTGTTTTCCTCCCTTTGTGCTCCTCCCGAAATCGACGACCCTGGCTGGTTCACGAGTCGAAATTTAACGCCTACATTTCACCCTACCAAGGTTCGTATATATCTACTATGAAGAAAACCGAACCTAGAAAATTAAAGTACCGAGCCCTACTTTGACGCTCTCGGTAAACCGTTCAACCTATTTTCATCGCTGTTCGATCTACGGCTCCTCCATTGGACCTGTGACTCCTCATCTGTAGATATATTATTACAGCGACATTCGAGTGTTCACGATTAATAATCCGAGGGCTGTTTCGACATAATTTTGACGAGTTTCAATGACCTTTTGACTAATCGAATATACAGAAAATACGATTAAACGCGTGTGATCAATCGGAATCGTTCAATCTTTATCAGCGGGTTAGGATTTTGAGCGTTGACGGAGGATTTCAAGCCGGCAGGCTTAACTCGGtaaatcgataaatttttgacaattttaccGTTAAATTAAGGCCTGACGTTGCATCGAAGTAGAACCGAGTTTACGATCTTGAAGCCCTACGTAGGAGCTCCTCTAAAGTAGGAGCTAAATTTCGATTCGGGTTCGTTGATGAAGAGAGGGACGCGGTTAGCGAGAGAGGCGATCAGTCAGCCGGCCGCGGATCCCGTGAATGCATAATGGTGAATCATATCTTTTGAGAGgagtagaagagaagaagaagaaactaGATCATTAAGCCACGCAACCTTGGGTTTCTTGCCAAGTTCAGTGCACTCCGGCATCGACACGGTGTTCAGGTCCCCGCACACACGTACATGCGACGACCTCCGCAGCTTCTGACTCCGCGTTACTCCGAGTCCCTCCgcacctcctcctccaccttaCCCCCCTTTCCCGTTCTCCGGAGAGGTGGCTCGCCACCATCTAGGCATATCCTAGTTTTTGTCTAGCCGTTGGCTGGCTTCTTCGACGGACTAGTCTCAGGTAGCCCTCGAGCTCTGCTGCAGCTACCGCTTCTACTTACTCCCGTCAATCCACCGGGGCAATACAGAAACGCTCGGATCGAACCATCTACGGCGACCGCAGGATCCTCGTCCTCCCCCCTGTTGCCGCCCATCCCGTTCCCTCGACACGACGCgatcttattttctttattacgCGATGTCGTGGCGACGATGAGAGGCGAATGTCTGTTCACCCTGTAGCCGATGGAAAAGGAGATCACAAATGTCCGAACCGATTCCCGTCGTTTCGAAGGTAATTCGTTCCGTCGTCAACATTTTTCGGAACTGCCGATCCTTTTCCAACTTTCGCGTCCTTTTCTGGACGACTCGGTACTGTTCGGACCCCGCTAGGTCCCCGCGATAATAAAGGGGGAAACGTCGATCCTCGATATCCTGaagcgttgaaaaaaactcgTTTCGAGATCGCGCGTGACTCGGTCGCATGATAAACTTTTACGAGTCCAgcggaggggcggggggggggggggggtcgcgGGGTCCGGGGCCCGACTCTTGCGGTTCACGCGGCCCGTGTGCAATACCTCCGTCTGCGTGTCAGGATGGTCAAGTTTTCGAACCACGACGACTGTCAGCCCACGTTGAGCATAGTCCTGCAGCGTCCTTCGACCCGGTTGACCAGTCTCGGTACCCTTCTGTCGCTCAACATCCGATACCTACACCTCCTTCTCGGATACCCGCCTCGCCACGGCTCGGCAGACATCCTTTTCCTCCTGCCCGAGCCTTGTTTAGCCGACGATGTGTCGCACCATCGGATCGCAGGACGAAATCacgagaaaattcaatatcCTAGACGATCGTTGAGTAACGAATTTACGCTCTTCTCTAATGCTTTTCGGATCTTGGATTCCTCGTAGAaagaatttcgattttttaacgGAAATAAGAATCGGATTGGAACGGGACAAAGGCAGGTGATTGATACACCTGATTAGAGTTGGTGAtttttaactttattttttttttaaggtgccactcgaaaaatttgtgacaaatactgaaaaaaaaaccttacggacttatatatatatgtattagtTTATTTGTTTCTACTTTTGTGATACTGCTATTTCGGCAATACAGACTGTTAACCAAATTTCTCCGAGACAATTAATCTTTCGGGTAAAAGACGAGGACAGCCAACTGCGGAATTGTTGGGCGCAGTTTTGCTGTTGATTGGTCAACGATTACTTGAACcacgattcaaaaaaaaaaaataaaaata
This region of Neodiprion fabricii isolate iyNeoFabr1 chromosome 7, iyNeoFabr1.1, whole genome shotgun sequence genomic DNA includes:
- the LOC124186241 gene encoding uncharacterized protein LOC124186241, with product MFKRLAKSKRHSVEGVGGEPRPPKESSSFCTPPPSPSVGSPPFPEETQSVGGGARAPRAKQARRSCGDQPLNLNVQPLDNYQDGQDEPDHQSGRITRVSTETDYQMVTAVPAYIVEHEPEKQKGLGVWGRRMSKKIDSFRRVSCRESPVGVPEVPGEKTRLFSPPQRSASPFKSFFIRMGSTGMLNSAKSNRRSLQSVADEQTQSNRKSNGIQALRSTRSPEKDPQAPLFRSCSTSQLNTTLTYVKGDDPSEGIDLRIGGKESGKTVSCDNLAGQLLDDVFEPGERVQESPNPGTTFYSCDYYADGNADVNLARKSVSCDFREPNCGKESKELGKKTSFPYAFLRSKLSVLPEERHAVPSAVSHRPESDRLFKTVSEEHFPSLIRTDDAVETTTLGRRRSRPGGTAASYLRTGGRNSYSEYRSPGYDQQTEHVDLADQETAPTLRSQRRNSAPSAEQRLSSHYVSSNESGYDSDGPRGESAAASEAEALSLNRADSSDTSSVVDSEMEKPTRSSTPSEYPDRPESGLDGLRWHQTTSGRILPSINQIPVSETEGLVVASPHRARLQREKTRFLADIVQGGNVVERVRPQRRCRIVDLVKNDPNETLGIRLARQRSDRLRYVVVELEDKGIAHRDGRLRLGDEIVEVEGRDLGTMESLQAVQDFLASFTGSKIQLLTAYDENVPQVCSVPTLLPGETEYFENAKTLSNISLCDDRDRRVPVSGSGVVDHRRRPDFLPLDSSAPETILEAHRYPTRHAARFEKGFGRPSLGFSVVGGRDSPRGEMGIFVRRVFPGGQADASKSLLQGDEILTLNGKVLRGFTHREVIELFKAVREGPVELEIARRHRYPKSLPDSSTY